Proteins from a single region of Palaemon carinicauda isolate YSFRI2023 chromosome 1, ASM3689809v2, whole genome shotgun sequence:
- the LOC137639978 gene encoding uncharacterized protein — translation MELWDGLIMELWDELIMELWDELIMELWDGLIMELWDELTMELWDELTMELWDGLIMELWNELTMELWDELTMELWDGLIMELWDGLTMELWDELTMELWDGLTMELWDELTMELWDGLTMELWDELTMELWDGLIMELWNELTMELWDELTMELWDELTMELWDELTMELWDELTMELWDELTMELWDELTMELWNELTKELLDELTMELWDGLTMELWDGLTMELWDELTMELWDGLTMELWDGLTMELWDELTMELWDGLIMELWDELTMELWDELTMELWDGLIMELWNELTMELWDELTMELLDGLIMELWDGLTMELWDELTMELWDELTMELWDGLTMELWDGLIMELWNELTMELWDELTMELWDELTMEL, via the coding sequence ATGGAATTATGGGATGGATTAATCATGGAATTATGGGATGAATTAATCATGGAATTATGGGATGAATTAATCATGGAATTATGGGATGGATTAATCATGGAATTATGGGATGAATTAACCATGGAATTATGGGATGAATTAACCATGGAATTATGGGATGGATTAATCATGGAATTATGGAATGAATTAACCATGGAATTATGGGATGAATTAACCATGGAATTATGGGATGGATTAATCATGGAATTATGGGATGGATTAACCATGGAATTATGGGATGAATTAACCATGGAATTATGGGATGGATTAACCATGGAATTATGGGATGAATTAACCATGGAATTATGGGATGGATTAACCATGGAATTATGGGATGAATTAACCATGGAATTATGGGATGGATTAATCATGGAATTATGGAATGAATTAACCATGGAATTATGGGATGAATTAACCATGGAATTATGGGACGAATTGACCATGGAATTATGGGATGAATTAACCATGGAATTATGGGACGAATTAACCATGGAATTATGGGATGAATTGACCATGGAATTATGGGATGAATTAACCATGGAATTATGGAATGAATTAACCAAGGAATTATTGGACGAATTGACCATGGAATTATGGGATGGATTAACCATGGAATTATGGGATGGATTAACCATGGAATTATGGGACGAATTAACTATGGAATTATGGGATGGATTAACCATGGAATTATGGGATGGATTAACCATGGAATTATGGGACGAATTAACCATGGAATTATGGGATGGATTAATCATGGAATTATGGGATGAATTAACCATGGAATTATGGGATGAATTAACCATGGAATTATGGGATGGATTAATCATGGAATTATGGAATGAATTAACCATGGAATTATGGGATGAATTAACCATGGAATTATTGGATGGATTAATCATGGAATTATGGGATGGATTAACCATGGAATTATGGGATGAATTAACCATGGAATTATGGGATGAATTAACCATGGAATTATGGGATGGATTAACCATGGAATTATGGGATGGATTAATCATGGAATTATGGAATGAATTAACCATGGAATTATGGGATGAATTAACCATGGAATTATGGGATGAATTAACCATGGAATTATGA